A DNA window from Amphiprion ocellaris isolate individual 3 ecotype Okinawa chromosome 8, ASM2253959v1, whole genome shotgun sequence contains the following coding sequences:
- the LOC111570248 gene encoding dnaJ homolog subfamily C member 5-like, with protein MEHQRQRTLSTSGESLYVVLGVDKNATSEDIKKCYRKLALKFHPDKNPDNPDAAERFKEINNAHSILVDDTKKNIYDKYGSLGLYVAEQFGEENVNTYFVLSSWWAKALFVFCCLATGCYFCCCLCCCCNCCCGKCKPRPPMDQEPEFYVSPEDLEAQMTADERDGEPIVMQPSSATETTQLTSDAHHSYKTDTY; from the exons atGGAGCATCAGAGACAGAGGACTCTCTCCACATCAGGAGAATCACTGTATGTCGTGCTCGGAGTCGACAAGAATGCCACGTCGGAGGACATCAAGAAGTGTTACAG GAAACTGGCATTGAAGTTCCACCCAGATAAGAACCCAGATAACCCAGACGCAGCTGAAAGGTTTAAGGAAATCAACAACGCTCACTCCATCCTGGTCGATGACACCAAGAAGAACATCTATGACAAATACGGCTCACTGGGGCTCTATGTGGCAGAACAGTTTGGAGAAGAGAACGTCAACACCTACTTTGTTCTGTCCAGCTGGTGGGCGAAG GCCTTGTTCGTCTTCTGTTGCCTGGCCACAGGTTGTTACTTCTGCTGTTGcctgtgttgctgctgtaactGTTGCTGCGGTAAATGTAAACCTCGGCCGCCCATGGACCAGGAGCCCGAGTTCTATGTCTCACCCGAGGACCTCGAGGCCCAGATGACTGCTGATGAAAGAG ACGGCGAGCCCATCGTGATGCAGCCGTCTTCGGCCACAGAAACCACCCAGCTCACCTCTGATGCCCACCACAGCTACAAGACCGACACATACTAG
- the trim101 gene encoding tripartite motif containing 101 — protein MQRKFQQEEVKLGGAAMSLSADLSCLQGGRGEEREEALASLEKQLICPICLEIFNKPVVILPCQHNLCRKCANELYQPSLFQARTTMLVNSGRFRCPSCRHEVVLDRHGVYGLQRNLLVENIIDVYKQEVSKAIATSPIPLPPPPPTQVTCSDHEGEKVNIYCLTCQVPTCSLCKVFGAHQTCQVAPLTDVYQQQKDKLSEGISSLVAFNDKIQALINEVEETCRTVEENCKTQKLSVCDKFDRMFSILEERRKVMTQRISSEEDEKRSHIQALVRCYGDSVDANSKLVENATSSMEEPDMAAFVQSSRELLTKVVTATKSCPSETLKSGYENLSPYRFNFSTQERALNSIDFIKDVEDVPEEPEVAPEPAEPKEPFIQNIEPKQYQENSVQNLESVVEPVKESIPTVISAPVEPALIELAPGLVRDSVEPAGEVAQLEADDPNDGRSGLIKVEKQEEEKLEAERCPAPDLVKEGNICQHQEGMSTQQAVTLLFYLLAFLVILQRVWAYIGCFICT, from the exons ATGCAGAGGAAG tttcagcaggaggaggtgaagcTTGGCGGAGCTGCTATGTCTCTGTCGGCCGACCTGAGCTGCCTGCAGGGCGGCAGAGGAGAGGAGCGTGAGGAGGCGCTGGCCTCGCTGGAGAAGCAGCTCATCTGCCCCATCTGCCTGGAGATCTTCAACAAGCCGGTGGTGATCCTGCCCTGCCAGCACAACCTCTGCAGGAAGTGTGCCAACGAGCTCTACCAG CCATCCCTGTTCCAGGCTCGGACCACCATGCTGGTGAACAGCGGTCGTTTCCGCTGTCCGTCCTGCAGACATGAAGTGGTGCTGGATCGTCACGGAGTCTACGGCCTTCAGAGAAACctgctggtggagaacatcatCGACGTCtacaaacaggaagtcagcaaAGCCATCGCCACGAG CCCcatccctcttcctcctccacctccaactCAGGTGACATGCTCAGACCATGAGGGTGAAAAGGTGAACATCTACTGCCTCACCTGTCAGGTGCCCACATGTTCTCTCTGCAAAGTGTTTGGGGCTCACCAGACCTGTCAGGTGGCACCTCTGACAGACGTCTACCAGCAGCAGAAG GATAAGCTGAGTGAAGGAATCAGCTCTCTGGTGGCATTCAACGACAAAATCCAGGCTCTGATCAACGAGGTGGAGGAGACCTGCAGAActgtagag GAGAATTGCAAGACTCAGAAACTGAGTGTCTGTGACAAGTTTGACCGCATGTTTTCCATCCTGGAGGAGAGACGTAAG GTGATGACACAGCGAATCAGCTCTGAGGAGGATGAAAAAAGAAGCCACATCCAGGCGCTGGTGCGTTGCTATGGAGACAGTGTGGACGCCAATAGCAAGTTGGTAGAGAACGCCACCAGCAGCATGGAGGAGCCGGACATGGCGGCTTTTGTTCAG AGTTCAAGAGAACTACTCACAAA AGTGGTAACAGCGACCAAGTCCTGCCCATCTGAGACGCTGAAGTCAGGCTATGAGAACCTGAGCCCCTACAGATTTAACTTCAGCACACAGGAAAGAGCTCTGAATAGCATTGACTTCATCAAAG ATGTGGAGGATGTTCCTGAAGAACCAGAGGTGGCTCCAGAACCAGCGGAACCCAAAGAACCCTTTATCCAGAACATAGAGCCAAAACAATACCAGGAAAACTCAGTGCAGAACCTGGAATCTGTTGTAGAACCAGTTAAAGAGTCGATTCCAACAGTGATATCTGCACCAGTGGAACCGGCCCTGATTGAGCTGGCTCCAGGATTGGTGAGGGATTCTGTGGAACCTGCTGGGGAGGTTGCACAGCTGGAGGCTGATGACCCAAATGATGGAAGATCAGGCCTGATTAAAgtggagaagcaggaggaggagaaattGGAGGCGGAGAGATGTCCAGCTCCTGATCTGGTTAAAGAGGGAAACATCTGCCAACACCAGGAGGGAATGAGCACACAGCAG GCTGTCACTCTGCTCTTCTACCTGCTGGCCTTCCTGGTCATCCTGCAGAGGGTGTGGGCTTACATCGGCTGCTTCATTTGCACATGA